From one Leifsonia soli genomic stretch:
- a CDS encoding DNA-3-methyladenine glycosylase 2, which produces MSAAGVTLEDMTTLQHPRPVATATPDGPLADPVFAERYRAMSAKDARFDGQFITGVHTTGIYCRPSCPAVTPKPGNVSFYLTAAAAHEAGLRACKRCLPDAVPGSPEWNIRDDLAARAMRLIADGTVEREGVPGLAHRLGYTPRHLNRVLTAELGAGPLALARAHRAQTARLLLTGSDLPITDVAFAAGFRSVRQFNETMSEVYRLTPGAIRTAARRSPAAAHREPGTVSLSLRLPARAPFDGASVLGFLAARAIDGMETAGADGAWYARTLRLPHGPAVVRLALAGTAAAPAVQCDASLADVADLAPLVARVRRLLDLDADAEAIDAVLAADPALAPSVAAAPGLRVPGAVDAEEIVFRALIGQQVSVAAARTALTRLTDALGERLDLPVPGGGAFTRLFPTAAAIAERGRDVLRGPARRVDAIIGVAEALAGGRLRIDVGESRDDLEQRLMALPGIGPWTAGYVALRVLGSPDILLTGDLALRQGAARLGLPADPRGLAEHGARWAPWRSYAGLHLWRA; this is translated from the coding sequence ATGTCGGCGGCGGGTGTCACGCTGGAGGACATGACCACGCTGCAGCACCCCCGGCCCGTCGCCACGGCGACGCCGGACGGCCCCCTGGCCGACCCGGTCTTCGCCGAGCGCTACCGGGCGATGAGCGCGAAGGACGCGCGCTTCGACGGGCAGTTCATCACCGGCGTGCACACCACCGGCATCTACTGTCGCCCCAGCTGCCCGGCGGTCACGCCGAAGCCGGGCAACGTCAGCTTCTACCTCACGGCCGCGGCGGCGCACGAAGCCGGGCTCCGCGCCTGCAAGCGCTGCCTCCCGGACGCCGTCCCCGGTTCTCCCGAATGGAACATCCGCGACGACCTCGCCGCCCGGGCCATGCGCCTCATCGCGGACGGGACGGTCGAGCGGGAGGGCGTCCCGGGTCTCGCCCATCGGCTCGGCTACACCCCGCGTCACCTGAACCGCGTGCTCACCGCGGAGCTCGGCGCCGGGCCGTTGGCGCTCGCCAGAGCCCACCGCGCACAGACCGCCCGCCTGCTGCTGACGGGAAGCGATCTGCCGATCACCGATGTCGCCTTCGCCGCCGGCTTCCGCAGCGTCCGGCAGTTCAACGAGACGATGAGCGAGGTGTACCGGCTGACACCCGGCGCCATCCGCACCGCCGCCCGGCGCTCCCCCGCCGCCGCGCACCGCGAGCCGGGCACCGTGAGCCTGAGTCTGCGGCTGCCCGCCCGCGCACCGTTCGACGGCGCGTCGGTGCTCGGCTTCCTGGCGGCCCGCGCGATCGACGGGATGGAGACCGCTGGCGCCGACGGCGCCTGGTACGCCCGGACGCTGCGGCTCCCGCACGGTCCAGCGGTCGTCCGGCTGGCCCTCGCCGGCACGGCCGCGGCCCCCGCCGTGCAGTGCGACGCCTCCCTCGCCGATGTCGCCGATCTCGCACCGCTCGTGGCACGGGTGCGGCGCCTCCTCGACCTCGACGCGGACGCGGAGGCCATCGACGCCGTGCTGGCCGCCGATCCCGCGCTCGCTCCCAGCGTCGCCGCAGCGCCCGGCCTCCGCGTTCCGGGGGCCGTGGATGCGGAGGAGATCGTCTTCCGCGCCCTGATCGGGCAGCAGGTCTCGGTGGCCGCCGCCCGGACCGCGCTCACCCGGCTCACCGACGCCCTCGGCGAGCGGCTCGACCTGCCTGTGCCCGGCGGGGGCGCCTTCACCCGCTTGTTCCCGACCGCCGCCGCGATCGCCGAGCGCGGTCGCGACGTGCTCCGTGGTCCGGCCCGCCGGGTGGACGCGATCATCGGCGTCGCCGAGGCGCTGGCCGGCGGGCGGCTCCGCATCGACGTCGGCGAGTCGCGCGACGACCTCGAACAGCGACTGATGGCGCTGCCCGGAATCGGCCCGTGGACGGCCGGCTACGTCGCCCTGCGTGTGCTGGGGAGCCCGGACATCCTGCTCACCGGCGACCTCGCCCTGCGGCAGGGGGCCGCGCGGCTCGGCCTCCCGGCGGATCCACGCGGCCTCGCAGAGCACGGTGCCCGGTGGGCTCCCTGGCGCAGCTACGCGGGCCTGCACCTGTGGCGCGCCTAG
- a CDS encoding FAD-binding oxidoreductase — protein sequence MDVLDWLAAALGEEAVDAGALTTDPALLDAARTDRSGWVADGRPLAIVTARTVEQVQATLRAASEFRVPVVPRGAGTGLAGGANGTDGSIVLDVSALNRIVEISADDQLAVVEPGVVNSDLNAALEPYGLFFAPDPASKAVSTVGGNIATNAGGLLCAKYGVTREAVLGLDVVLADGRLIHTGHRTVKGVTGYDLTALFVGSEGTLGVIVGATVRAQPIPPGEPVTLGALFSDVTAAAQASARITAARLRPAVMELLDAPALERIAAYLGPATIEDAFGAAGGAAYLLVQFDGATAAVDATAAGDLLAETGGTVRVAADAQEGERLLAIRRAFHPALASSGEVLIEDVAVPRSRMPEMFAAIERISERYGIPIPTVAHAGDGNLHPNFVYTGETVPDAVWDAANDLFRTAIALGGTLTGEHGVGVLKRRWLADEIGPDSYELQVKLKSVFDPLGILNPGKVFGGA from the coding sequence ATGGACGTACTCGACTGGCTCGCGGCCGCGCTCGGCGAGGAGGCCGTCGACGCCGGCGCGCTGACGACCGATCCCGCACTCCTGGATGCCGCCCGCACCGATCGCTCGGGCTGGGTGGCCGATGGGCGCCCGCTCGCCATCGTGACGGCGCGGACGGTGGAACAGGTCCAGGCCACTCTGCGGGCGGCCAGTGAGTTCCGCGTCCCCGTCGTCCCGCGGGGTGCCGGCACCGGTCTGGCGGGCGGCGCGAACGGCACCGACGGCTCCATCGTGCTCGACGTGTCCGCCCTGAACCGGATCGTCGAGATCTCGGCCGACGATCAGCTCGCCGTCGTCGAGCCCGGCGTCGTCAACAGCGACCTCAATGCGGCGCTGGAACCCTACGGCCTCTTCTTCGCGCCCGACCCGGCCAGCAAGGCCGTCTCGACCGTCGGCGGCAACATCGCGACCAACGCAGGCGGGCTGCTCTGCGCGAAGTACGGCGTCACGCGGGAGGCCGTGCTGGGGCTCGACGTGGTGCTCGCGGACGGACGCCTCATCCACACCGGGCACCGCACCGTCAAGGGCGTCACCGGCTACGACCTGACGGCGCTCTTCGTCGGCTCGGAGGGGACCCTCGGCGTCATCGTCGGCGCCACGGTGCGGGCCCAGCCCATCCCGCCGGGCGAGCCGGTGACCCTCGGTGCGCTGTTCTCCGACGTCACGGCGGCGGCGCAGGCCTCCGCGCGGATCACGGCGGCCCGGCTGCGCCCGGCGGTGATGGAGCTTCTCGACGCCCCGGCGCTGGAGCGCATCGCGGCGTACCTCGGCCCGGCGACGATCGAGGACGCGTTCGGCGCGGCCGGCGGCGCGGCCTACCTCCTCGTCCAGTTCGACGGCGCGACGGCGGCGGTCGACGCGACGGCCGCGGGCGACCTGCTGGCGGAGACGGGCGGGACGGTCCGGGTCGCCGCCGACGCCCAGGAGGGGGAGCGGCTGCTGGCGATCCGCCGCGCGTTCCACCCGGCGCTGGCCTCCTCCGGCGAGGTGCTCATCGAAGACGTCGCGGTCCCGCGGTCGCGGATGCCCGAGATGTTCGCGGCGATCGAGCGCATCTCCGAGCGGTACGGCATCCCCATCCCCACCGTCGCCCACGCCGGCGACGGCAACCTGCACCCGAACTTCGTCTACACGGGCGAAACGGTGCCCGACGCGGTCTGGGATGCGGCGAACGACCTGTTCCGGACCGCCATCGCCCTCGGCGGGACGCTGACCGGCGAGCACGGCGTCGGCGTCCTCAAGCGGCGCTGGCTCGCGGACGAGATCGGACCGGACTCGTACGAGCTGCAGGTGAAGCTGAAGTCGGTGTTCGACCCGCTCGGCATCCTCAACCCGGGCAAGGTCTTCGGCGGGGCCTGA
- a CDS encoding FKBP-type peptidyl-prolyl cis-trans isomerase, whose amino-acid sequence MAENTNQKPDVDAPEGPAPETLEIVDIVEGTGPEATPGAKVDVHYLGVEYETGEEFDSSWSRGQSINFPLNNLIKGWQEGIPGMKVGGRRKLTVPPALAYGPAGGGHPLSGKTLIFVIDLLGVS is encoded by the coding sequence ATGGCAGAGAACACCAACCAGAAGCCGGACGTCGACGCCCCCGAGGGGCCGGCTCCGGAGACCCTCGAGATCGTCGACATCGTCGAGGGCACCGGCCCCGAGGCCACCCCCGGCGCGAAGGTCGACGTGCACTACCTCGGCGTCGAGTACGAGACCGGCGAGGAGTTCGACTCCTCCTGGAGCCGCGGCCAGTCGATCAACTTCCCGCTGAACAACCTCATCAAGGGCTGGCAGGAGGGGATCCCCGGCATGAAGGTCGGCGGTCGCCGCAAGCTCACCGTCCCGCCGGCGCTCGCGTACGGCCCCGCCGGCGGCGGTCACCCGCTGTCGGGCAAGACCCTGATCTTCGTGATCGACCTGCTCGGCGTCAGCTGA
- a CDS encoding carboxymuconolactone decarboxylase family protein, with protein sequence MTERIQLPTIVPEGYRKVINLDGYVGGKVEEPLGDLIKLRASQINGCTYCVDMHSVDLQGRGVPLRKVFAVSAWRESPWFTDRERVALELTEAVTLIHEDGVPDDLYQRALDEFGEEGLANVLLAIATINIWNRIAIPTRMQPPAL encoded by the coding sequence ATGACAGAACGCATCCAACTCCCCACCATCGTCCCCGAGGGCTACCGCAAGGTCATCAACCTCGACGGCTACGTTGGCGGAAAGGTCGAGGAGCCCCTCGGCGACCTCATCAAGCTCCGCGCCTCGCAGATCAACGGCTGCACCTACTGCGTCGACATGCACTCGGTCGATCTGCAGGGACGCGGCGTCCCGCTCCGCAAGGTCTTCGCGGTCTCGGCCTGGCGCGAGTCGCCGTGGTTCACCGACCGCGAGCGCGTCGCGCTCGAGCTCACCGAGGCCGTGACGCTCATCCACGAGGACGGCGTGCCCGACGATCTCTACCAGCGAGCGCTCGACGAGTTCGGCGAGGAGGGCCTGGCGAACGTGCTGCTCGCCATCGCGACCATCAACATCTGGAACCGCATCGCCATCCCGACCCGGATGCAGCCGCCCGCCCTCTGA
- a CDS encoding PLP-dependent aminotransferase family protein, with amino-acid sequence MDGRLRRGEKLPATRELAERLQVSRSTVATAYERLTAEGYLAARVGAGTFVAYTGAPGGAGAASRRSPSGVARPGATRPGAARPNATWSYLDDPLWTEPRPIAYDFSVGAPDPALFPLETWRPYVTAELRGGFARSALYADPGGVERLREGIARHLALARSVDAGPGDVLVTNGAQQAFDLLARVLLTPGDTVVVEDPGYPPVRQLFETTGALVVPVPVDEFGLRVDLLPPARLLYVTPSHQFPLGGVLPLERRVALLEWAARNDAVVIEDDYDSEYRFGARPLDPLQRLDADGRVVYVGTFSKTMAPALRLGFVVAPPSLLPALRHAKRLSDWHNDVVTQRAMARFLDSGGFARHVRSATRVYEQRHAELVRAAGELLPGLRLVPSVAGLHLALLADGADGDIDGRRVADRAAVAGVAVQPVSRFRVGAGPDGLLLGFGGIPAEQIPDGLRTLAQAVERVRASSPGEAVP; translated from the coding sequence GTGGACGGCCGGCTGCGCCGCGGAGAGAAACTGCCGGCGACGCGCGAGCTCGCCGAGCGGCTCCAGGTCTCCCGCTCGACCGTCGCGACCGCGTACGAACGGCTGACCGCCGAGGGGTACCTGGCCGCGCGGGTGGGTGCCGGGACATTCGTCGCCTACACCGGTGCGCCGGGAGGCGCGGGGGCCGCATCCCGCCGCTCTCCGTCCGGGGTCGCCCGGCCCGGCGCCACCCGGCCCGGCGCCGCCCGGCCGAACGCGACCTGGAGCTACCTCGACGACCCGCTGTGGACCGAGCCGCGCCCGATCGCCTACGACTTCAGCGTCGGGGCGCCCGATCCCGCCCTCTTCCCGCTGGAGACCTGGCGCCCCTACGTCACGGCCGAGCTCCGCGGCGGCTTCGCGCGCTCGGCCCTCTACGCCGACCCGGGCGGCGTCGAGCGGCTGCGCGAGGGGATCGCGCGCCACCTCGCCCTCGCGCGGTCGGTGGACGCCGGGCCGGGCGACGTGCTGGTGACCAACGGCGCCCAGCAGGCGTTCGACCTGCTCGCCCGGGTGCTGCTGACCCCGGGCGACACCGTGGTCGTCGAGGACCCCGGCTATCCGCCCGTCCGCCAGCTGTTCGAGACGACGGGGGCCCTCGTCGTCCCGGTGCCGGTCGACGAGTTCGGGCTCCGCGTCGACCTGCTTCCGCCGGCGCGGCTGCTGTACGTGACGCCGTCGCACCAGTTCCCGCTCGGCGGTGTGCTCCCGCTCGAGCGTCGGGTCGCCCTGCTGGAGTGGGCGGCCCGCAACGACGCCGTCGTCATCGAGGACGACTACGACAGCGAGTACCGGTTCGGTGCGCGGCCGCTCGACCCGTTGCAGCGACTGGATGCGGACGGCCGCGTCGTCTACGTCGGCACGTTCTCCAAGACGATGGCACCGGCGCTGCGGCTTGGCTTCGTCGTCGCGCCGCCGAGCCTCCTGCCCGCGCTGCGGCACGCGAAACGGCTGAGCGACTGGCACAACGACGTGGTCACGCAACGGGCGATGGCGCGATTCCTCGACTCGGGCGGGTTCGCGCGGCACGTCCGGTCGGCGACCCGCGTCTACGAGCAGCGGCATGCGGAGCTGGTCCGTGCCGCGGGGGAGCTGCTGCCGGGCCTCCGCCTCGTCCCGTCCGTCGCCGGCCTCCATCTCGCGCTGCTCGCGGACGGCGCGGACGGCGACATCGACGGCCGCCGCGTCGCCGATCGGGCCGCGGTCGCCGGCGTCGCGGTGCAGCCGGTGTCGCGGTTCCGCGTCGGCGCCGGGCCGGACGGCCTGCTGCTCGGCTTCGGCGGCATCCCGGCCGAGCAGATCCCGGACGGGCTGCGCACGCTCGCGCAGGCCGTGGAGCGCGTGCGGGCCTCGTCGCCGGGCGAAGCGGTGCCATGA
- a CDS encoding TetR family transcriptional regulator has translation MTSPDAPPPRRRGRPADVDPESVALLALRRFDEHGYEQTTMDDIARLAGIGRRTLFRYFPSKPDLVWGGVEPVVGRMRAVLDAAGDDEPLREVLARAATESLTLTPEAEEATRRRMALMGTHPALVGFGLTAIAANRGILVGFLARRLGADPDALRVQVLADAIGSADFSALLWWARHDDGPPGPVVVAAMDEVLRGV, from the coding sequence ATGACCTCGCCCGATGCGCCACCGCCGCGCCGTCGCGGACGCCCGGCCGATGTCGATCCAGAGTCGGTGGCCCTCCTGGCGCTCCGCCGCTTCGACGAGCACGGGTACGAGCAGACGACGATGGACGACATCGCGCGGCTCGCCGGCATCGGGCGGAGGACGCTGTTCCGCTACTTCCCGAGCAAGCCCGACCTGGTCTGGGGCGGTGTCGAACCGGTGGTCGGTCGGATGCGCGCGGTGCTCGACGCCGCGGGGGACGACGAGCCGCTGCGCGAGGTGCTCGCGCGCGCGGCGACCGAGTCGCTGACGCTGACGCCGGAGGCGGAGGAGGCCACGCGGCGCCGCATGGCGCTCATGGGGACGCATCCCGCCCTGGTCGGGTTCGGCCTCACCGCCATCGCCGCGAACCGCGGCATCCTCGTCGGCTTCCTCGCCCGCCGCCTCGGGGCCGACCCCGACGCACTGCGCGTGCAGGTGCTCGCGGACGCGATCGGCTCGGCCGACTTCTCCGCGCTGCTGTGGTGGGCGCGCCACGACGACGGACCGCCCGGGCCGGTCGTGGTCGCCGCGATGGACGAGGTGCTGCGCGGCGTCTGA
- a CDS encoding VOC family protein, which translates to MPIEDVFPQGTPVWVDLQSPDQPAAATYYRSLFGWDVSAPSAESGGFSLARTRGVPVAALGPLPSDDVPTMWTVYFSVDDLTAAAETVTTAGGTVLLEPGEPVAGIRLAIVSDPAGAVFGLWQRKEQGDPWLRDEPGAVDWLELVAADPASTFPFYESVLGVGISEMRVGDEPYGLFDVGETSVAGAYRSDGAEPAHWLVYFNVADLDAAIVRATELGGTLRTEPLSAPGVGRWAEIVDPQGAGFALLEPEPEPS; encoded by the coding sequence ATGCCGATCGAAGACGTATTCCCGCAGGGCACGCCGGTCTGGGTCGACCTCCAGAGCCCGGACCAGCCCGCCGCCGCCACCTACTACCGGTCGCTGTTCGGCTGGGACGTCTCTGCCCCGTCGGCCGAGTCCGGCGGGTTCTCGCTCGCCCGCACCCGCGGCGTCCCTGTCGCCGCGCTGGGACCGCTGCCGTCGGACGATGTCCCGACGATGTGGACGGTCTACTTCTCCGTCGACGACCTGACCGCAGCGGCGGAGACGGTCACCACTGCGGGAGGGACGGTGCTGCTGGAGCCGGGCGAGCCGGTCGCCGGCATCCGGCTCGCCATCGTCTCCGACCCGGCCGGCGCTGTGTTCGGTCTCTGGCAGCGGAAGGAGCAGGGCGACCCCTGGCTGCGCGACGAGCCCGGCGCGGTGGACTGGCTGGAGCTGGTGGCCGCCGATCCGGCGTCGACGTTCCCGTTCTACGAGTCGGTGCTCGGCGTCGGCATCAGCGAGATGCGGGTGGGCGACGAGCCCTACGGGCTCTTCGACGTCGGCGAGACCAGCGTTGCGGGGGCCTACCGGTCGGACGGCGCCGAACCCGCGCACTGGCTCGTCTATTTCAACGTCGCCGACCTGGATGCGGCGATCGTGCGCGCGACGGAGCTCGGCGGCACGCTGCGCACCGAGCCGCTCTCCGCTCCCGGTGTCGGCCGGTGGGCCGAGATCGTCGATCCGCAGGGCGCCGGATTCGCCCTCCTCGAGCCGGAACCCGAGCCCTCCTGA
- the rpsO gene encoding 30S ribosomal protein S15 gives MALDADTKKAIIEEYATHPGDTGSPEVQVAILTKRIKDLTEHLKEHKHDHHSRRGLLLLVGQRRRLLGYLSDIDINRYRSLIERLGLRR, from the coding sequence ATGGCGCTGGATGCAGACACCAAGAAGGCGATCATCGAAGAGTACGCGACCCACCCCGGTGACACCGGATCCCCCGAGGTCCAGGTCGCGATCCTGACCAAGCGGATCAAGGATCTCACCGAGCACCTCAAGGAGCACAAGCACGACCACCACTCGCGTCGTGGCCTGCTCCTCCTGGTCGGTCAGCGTCGCCGTCTCCTCGGCTACCTGTCGGACATCGACATCAACCGCTACCGATCGCTGATCGAGCGCCTCGGTCTTCGTCGATAA
- a CDS encoding low temperature requirement protein A: MTSAFRIRMTGRSTDERHRVSSPLELLFDLTFVVAIAQVAGQLAHAGETGTILAHLPFYLMVFFAIWWAWMNFTWFASAYDTDDVPYRLMTLVQMGGVLVLAAGVPAAFEHENFTAIIVGYLIMRFALVAQWVRAAVEFPEGRKTAIRYAVGVSAVQVLWVAWGFLPSQLAVATFVLGALLELAVPLWAERPGMTSWHPHHIAERYGLFTIIVLGESVSASAIGVQNALAQSGFSAALVWIAVAALVLLFALWWLYFLEPAGEGLRSHRNRSFYWGYGHYFVFASLAALGAGLEVAVQAGAAHSEASNTAVEYAIAVPVAVFLLMLYVLHAPLVPEVVIRPLKTFVAIALVLLLPLASPAIGLVGVTIGIALVAAALVAFTLLDRSLAARTPPEPRD, from the coding sequence ATGACCAGTGCCTTCCGCATCCGGATGACCGGCCGCTCCACCGACGAACGACACCGGGTGTCCAGCCCGCTCGAGCTGCTGTTCGACCTGACCTTCGTCGTCGCCATCGCTCAGGTGGCCGGGCAGCTGGCGCACGCGGGCGAGACGGGGACAATCCTCGCCCACCTGCCGTTCTACCTGATGGTGTTCTTCGCCATCTGGTGGGCGTGGATGAATTTCACCTGGTTCGCCTCGGCCTACGACACCGACGACGTGCCCTACCGGCTGATGACCCTCGTGCAGATGGGCGGAGTCCTGGTGCTCGCGGCCGGCGTCCCCGCGGCGTTCGAGCACGAGAACTTCACGGCCATCATCGTCGGCTACCTGATCATGCGCTTCGCGCTGGTCGCGCAATGGGTGCGGGCGGCCGTCGAGTTTCCGGAGGGCCGGAAGACCGCGATCCGCTACGCGGTGGGCGTCTCGGCGGTGCAGGTGCTGTGGGTGGCCTGGGGCTTCCTGCCGAGCCAGCTCGCGGTCGCGACGTTCGTGCTCGGCGCGCTGCTCGAACTGGCAGTGCCGCTGTGGGCGGAGCGCCCCGGGATGACGAGCTGGCATCCGCACCACATCGCCGAGCGGTACGGGCTGTTCACGATCATCGTGCTCGGCGAGTCGGTGTCGGCCTCGGCGATCGGGGTGCAGAACGCGCTCGCCCAGTCCGGCTTCTCCGCGGCGCTGGTGTGGATAGCGGTGGCGGCGCTCGTGCTGCTGTTCGCCCTGTGGTGGCTGTACTTCCTGGAGCCGGCGGGCGAGGGGCTGCGCTCGCACCGCAACCGCTCGTTCTACTGGGGCTACGGCCACTACTTCGTGTTCGCGTCGCTGGCGGCCCTCGGTGCCGGGCTGGAGGTGGCGGTGCAGGCCGGCGCGGCGCACTCGGAGGCGTCGAACACCGCGGTCGAGTACGCCATCGCTGTCCCCGTCGCCGTGTTCCTGCTGATGCTCTACGTGCTGCACGCTCCCCTGGTGCCGGAGGTGGTCATCCGGCCGCTGAAGACGTTCGTCGCGATCGCGCTCGTGCTGCTCCTGCCGCTGGCGTCGCCGGCGATCGGCCTGGTCGGAGTGACGATCGGGATCGCGCTCGTCGCCGCCGCGCTCGTCGCGTTCACCCTCCTGGACCGTTCGCTCGCCGCGCGCACACCTCCCGAACCCCGCGACTGA
- a CDS encoding VanZ family protein, with protein MRRRPVLPAVIAVYLAAVAWITLNPAPGNPAGNPLLRSLLRAVSAVPGLGWVDYAAAEFSANVLMFVPMGLLFTLLLGRWRWWLAVTIGIGATLIIEFVQLFLPARFSDPSDLLANTLGTLVGVGIAFLLPAARDGRRVAAWRR; from the coding sequence ATGCGCCGCCGTCCCGTGCTCCCCGCCGTGATCGCCGTCTACCTGGCGGCCGTCGCGTGGATCACGCTGAACCCGGCGCCGGGGAACCCCGCAGGCAACCCCCTCCTGCGGTCTCTGCTGCGGGCGGTGTCGGCGGTTCCCGGCCTCGGCTGGGTGGACTACGCGGCGGCGGAGTTCTCGGCCAATGTGCTGATGTTCGTGCCGATGGGTCTGCTGTTCACGCTCCTGCTCGGCCGCTGGCGCTGGTGGCTGGCGGTGACGATCGGCATCGGAGCCACCCTCATCATCGAGTTCGTCCAGCTGTTCCTCCCGGCACGGTTCAGCGACCCGAGCGACCTGCTCGCGAACACGCTCGGGACGCTCGTGGGCGTCGGGATCGCGTTCCTCCTTCCCGCAGCCAGGGACGGACGTAGGGTGGCCGCGTGGAGACGGTGA
- a CDS encoding fructosamine kinase family protein, whose protein sequence is MTKERADAPAGFFEAEAAGLRWLGEPETSGGARVVRVASVRPGRIELERIRETRASAEAARAFGAALAVTHAAGAPAFGAPPDGWDGPLFIGKRPLRIAHEASWGRFYARDRVRPYLEIAVDAGSVTADQLPVIREAVDRVESGEFDDDEPPARIHGGLWTGNLLWDARGGVLIDPAAHGGHRETDLAMLALFGAPHLDELVAGYDAARPLRPGWRDRVPLHQLHPLAVHAASYGPSYGRALTDAARATLAL, encoded by the coding sequence GTGACGAAGGAGCGGGCGGACGCGCCCGCCGGATTCTTCGAGGCGGAGGCCGCCGGGCTCCGCTGGCTCGGGGAGCCGGAGACGTCCGGGGGAGCGCGCGTGGTGCGCGTCGCGTCGGTTCGCCCCGGGCGGATCGAGCTGGAGCGGATCCGCGAGACACGGGCGAGCGCGGAGGCCGCCCGCGCCTTCGGTGCGGCGCTCGCCGTGACGCACGCGGCCGGTGCTCCCGCGTTCGGCGCGCCGCCGGACGGCTGGGACGGCCCGCTCTTCATCGGCAAGCGCCCCCTCCGGATCGCGCACGAGGCGAGCTGGGGCCGGTTCTACGCTCGCGACCGGGTGCGGCCGTACCTCGAGATCGCGGTGGATGCGGGGAGCGTCACCGCCGACCAGCTGCCGGTGATCCGGGAGGCCGTCGATCGCGTGGAGTCGGGGGAGTTCGACGACGACGAGCCGCCTGCGCGCATCCACGGCGGCCTGTGGACCGGCAACCTGCTCTGGGACGCCCGCGGCGGCGTGCTGATCGACCCGGCGGCGCACGGCGGTCACCGCGAGACCGACCTCGCGATGCTCGCCCTCTTCGGCGCTCCGCACCTCGACGAGCTCGTCGCCGGCTACGACGCCGCCCGGCCGCTGCGCCCGGGGTGGCGCGACCGCGTCCCACTCCACCAGCTGCACCCGCTGGCCGTGCACGCCGCCAGCTACGGGCCGTCGTACGGCCGGGCGCTCACCGACGCGGCGCGCGCGACGCTCGCGCTCTGA